The following are encoded together in the Xanthobacter autotrophicus Py2 genome:
- a CDS encoding leucyl-tRNA synthetase (TIGRFAM: leucyl-tRNA synthetase~KEGG: rpb:RPB_0385 leucyl-tRNA synthetase): MTQDRTTERAPERAQERSPDRYNAREAEPKWQKTWAERGIFRTRNDDPRPKFFVMEMFPYPSGRIHIGHGRNYVMGDVLARYKRMQGFNVLHPMGWDAFGLPAENAAIERGIHPKSWTYENIASMREQLQLLGLSLDWNREIATCDPSYYAEQQRIFLDFLDNGLAYRKESEVNWDPVDNTVLANEQVIDGRGWRSGAIVERRKLSQWFLRITDFAQELLDALDTLDRWPEKVRLMQRNWIGRSEGMEVLFEFTRASVSAGTLPAAAKAVKVYTTRPDTLFGASFLALSPDHPLAQHLALKDAALAAFIAECKRGGTSAEEIETQEKMGYATGLEVVHPLDDKRTVPVYVANFVLMDYGTGAIFGCPAHDQRDLDFARKYGLSVTPVVLPAETDPGAFVVDDVAYDGDGTLFNSGFLDGMSVPDAKEAVARRLERYRVGDEPQGTRRVNFRLRDWGISRQRYWGCPIPVIHCDACGPVGVPREQLPVALPDDVTFDRPGNPLDRAKAWRDVPCPKCGKPARRETDTMDTFVDSSWYFLRYASDNPQVPLDKDAVAHWLPVDQYIGGIEHAILHLLYSRFFTRALKKCGRVDLDEPFAGLFTQGMIVHETYKDTAGKWLFPEEVKLLGNGKAVKIADGSDVTVSPPEKMSKSKRNVVAPEVVADTYGVDCARWFMLSDTPPERDSEWTQGGIEGAWRFVQRVWRLVNEAVELGASAGSPRPDAFSPTALGLRRAAHGLVATVAEDIERLRFNVAVAHVHEFANAFGSAIAVARAEKAVPADLAFALREAAEMLASVVAPMVPHLAEECWVALGGSTLVAQAPWPKVEADLLRQDTVTLPIQINGKKRDDIVVPREATAAEVEALVLKLESVQRALDGRAPKRIIVVPQRIVNVVA, encoded by the coding sequence ATGACCCAAGATCGTACGACGGAGCGCGCCCCCGAGCGTGCGCAGGAGCGTAGCCCCGACCGCTACAACGCCCGCGAAGCCGAGCCGAAGTGGCAGAAGACCTGGGCCGAGCGCGGCATCTTCCGCACGCGCAACGACGACCCGCGCCCGAAATTCTTCGTCATGGAGATGTTCCCCTATCCGTCGGGGCGCATCCACATCGGCCACGGCCGCAATTATGTGATGGGCGACGTGCTCGCGCGCTACAAGCGCATGCAGGGCTTCAACGTGCTCCATCCCATGGGCTGGGACGCCTTCGGCCTGCCGGCGGAGAATGCCGCCATCGAGCGCGGCATCCACCCCAAGAGCTGGACCTACGAGAACATCGCCTCCATGCGCGAGCAGCTCCAGCTGCTCGGCCTCTCGCTGGACTGGAACCGCGAGATCGCCACCTGCGACCCGTCCTATTACGCGGAGCAGCAGCGCATCTTCCTCGATTTCCTCGACAACGGCCTCGCCTACCGCAAGGAGAGCGAGGTCAATTGGGACCCGGTGGACAACACCGTGCTCGCCAACGAGCAGGTCATCGACGGGCGCGGCTGGCGCTCGGGCGCCATCGTGGAGCGGCGCAAGCTGTCGCAGTGGTTCCTGCGCATCACCGATTTCGCCCAGGAGCTGCTGGACGCCCTCGATACGCTCGACCGCTGGCCCGAGAAGGTGCGCCTCATGCAGCGCAACTGGATCGGCCGCTCGGAAGGCATGGAAGTGCTGTTCGAGTTCACCAGGGCCTCGGTCTCGGCCGGCACCCTGCCGGCGGCGGCGAAGGCGGTGAAGGTCTACACCACCCGTCCGGACACCCTGTTCGGCGCCTCCTTCCTGGCGCTCTCTCCCGACCATCCGCTGGCCCAGCATCTGGCGCTGAAGGATGCGGCGCTCGCCGCCTTCATCGCCGAATGCAAGCGCGGCGGCACCTCGGCCGAGGAGATCGAGACCCAGGAGAAGATGGGCTACGCCACCGGCCTCGAGGTCGTCCACCCGCTGGACGACAAGCGCACCGTGCCGGTCTATGTGGCCAATTTCGTACTCATGGATTACGGCACCGGCGCCATCTTCGGCTGCCCGGCCCATGACCAGCGCGACCTCGACTTCGCCCGCAAGTACGGCCTTTCCGTCACCCCCGTGGTGCTGCCCGCGGAGACCGATCCCGGCGCCTTCGTGGTGGACGACGTGGCCTATGACGGCGACGGCACCCTGTTCAATTCGGGCTTCCTCGACGGCATGAGCGTGCCCGACGCCAAGGAGGCGGTAGCCCGCCGCCTGGAGCGCTATCGCGTCGGCGACGAGCCGCAGGGCACGCGGCGGGTGAATTTCCGCCTGCGCGACTGGGGCATTTCCCGCCAGCGCTACTGGGGCTGCCCCATCCCGGTCATCCATTGCGACGCCTGCGGTCCCGTGGGCGTGCCGCGCGAGCAGCTGCCGGTGGCGCTGCCCGACGATGTCACCTTCGATCGCCCCGGCAATCCGCTGGACCGCGCCAAGGCGTGGCGCGACGTGCCGTGCCCCAAGTGCGGCAAGCCGGCCCGGCGCGAGACCGACACCATGGACACCTTCGTGGATTCGTCCTGGTATTTCCTGCGCTACGCCTCGGACAATCCGCAGGTGCCGCTGGACAAGGATGCGGTCGCCCATTGGCTGCCCGTGGACCAGTATATCGGCGGCATCGAGCACGCGATCCTGCACCTGCTCTATTCGCGCTTCTTCACCCGGGCGCTGAAGAAGTGCGGCCGGGTGGATCTGGACGAGCCCTTCGCCGGCCTGTTCACCCAGGGCATGATCGTCCACGAGACTTATAAGGATACCGCCGGAAAGTGGCTGTTCCCGGAGGAGGTCAAGCTCCTCGGCAACGGCAAGGCGGTGAAGATCGCCGACGGCTCGGATGTCACCGTCTCCCCGCCGGAGAAGATGTCCAAGTCCAAGCGCAACGTGGTGGCCCCCGAGGTGGTGGCCGATACCTACGGCGTGGATTGCGCCCGCTGGTTCATGCTCTCCGACACCCCGCCCGAGCGCGACAGCGAGTGGACGCAGGGTGGCATCGAGGGCGCCTGGCGCTTCGTGCAGCGGGTCTGGCGGCTGGTGAACGAGGCGGTGGAGCTGGGCGCGTCCGCAGGTTCCCCGCGCCCGGATGCCTTCTCGCCCACCGCCCTCGGCCTGCGCCGGGCCGCCCACGGCCTGGTGGCGACGGTAGCCGAGGACATCGAGCGCCTGCGCTTCAACGTGGCGGTGGCCCACGTGCACGAATTCGCCAACGCCTTCGGCAGTGCCATCGCCGTGGCTCGGGCGGAGAAGGCGGTGCCGGCGGATCTCGCCTTCGCCTTGCGCGAGGCAGCGGAAATGCTTGCGTCGGTGGTCGCGCCCATGGTGCCGCATCTGGCCGAGGAATGCTGGGTTGCCCTCGGCGGCTCGACGCTGGTGGCGCAGGCCCCGTGGCCGAAGGTGGAGGCCGACCTGCTGCGTCAGGACACGGTCACACTTCCGATCCAGATCAATGGCAAGAAGCGCGATGATATCGTCGTGCCGCGCGAGGCGACGGCGGCGGAAGTGGAAGCGCTGGTGCTAAAGCTGGAAAGCGTGCAGCGGGCACTCGACGGCCGCGCGCCAAAGCGTATCATCGTGGTGCCGCAGAGGATCGTGAATGTCGTTGCCTGA
- a CDS encoding putative exported protein of unknown function (KEGG: bbt:BBta_0170 putative exported protein of unknown function) encodes MSLPDPSTQVSRPASRLGRLARAPLAARLALVCALSGALAGCFQPLYAENSTVGGPALMDKFRDVDVIEIRGRLGNDLRNDLIFALTGGSGNPKGAPLQLIVAVDTSASTAIVNSSSGLPENQVIRVTANWRLVKTTDDLKKPVVVVTTGAASGTATIDTSDQRFANYSATMDAEKRAARSVADQIKAQLGAFFIRNPSVPGSAS; translated from the coding sequence ATGTCGTTGCCTGATCCCTCGACCCAAGTGTCCCGCCCTGCTTCCCGGCTGGGGCGGCTTGCCCGTGCCCCGCTCGCGGCGCGGCTGGCGCTGGTGTGCGCCCTGTCTGGCGCGCTCGCCGGCTGCTTCCAGCCGCTGTATGCGGAAAATTCCACGGTGGGCGGCCCCGCCCTCATGGACAAGTTCCGGGACGTGGATGTCATCGAGATCCGGGGCCGGCTCGGCAACGACCTGCGCAACGACCTCATCTTCGCCCTCACCGGCGGCTCGGGGAACCCGAAGGGTGCGCCGCTCCAGCTCATCGTCGCGGTGGATACCTCCGCGTCCACGGCCATCGTGAACTCGTCCTCGGGCCTGCCCGAGAACCAGGTCATCCGCGTCACCGCCAACTGGCGGTTGGTGAAGACGACCGACGACCTGAAGAAGCCGGTGGTGGTCGTGACCACGGGCGCGGCGTCCGGTACCGCCACCATCGACACCAGCGACCAGCGCTTTGCCAATTACAGCGCCACCATGGACGCCGAGAAGCGCGCCGCGCGCAGCGTCGCGGACCAGATCAAGGCCCAGCTTGGCGCCTTCTTCATCCGCAATCCCAGCGTCCCCGGCTCGGCGAGCTGA
- a CDS encoding DNA polymerase III, delta subunit (TIGRFAM: DNA polymerase III, delta subunit~PFAM: DNA polymerase III delta~KEGG: nha:Nham_0100 DNA polymerase III, delta subunit), with amino-acid sequence MVAVRPGDAETALARRDPGKSVVLIFGPDTGLVHERAQGLVRRAVPDAHDPFALVRLEGDDISSDPRRLIDETSTIGLFGGERVVWVRAGSRNIVPALQPVLAGRCDALVVVEAGDLKKGAPLRALCENAPNALAIACYADSDRDLSRLVDAMMAEAGLTIDRDARDLLVSLIGGDRLASRGEIAKLILYAQGQQRVSLEDVRTIVGDASALALDDVVDSALAGETREALAALAKAMGAATRPDAVLGSLLRALTALHPMTLAVAGGASPDQVVGSARPPVHFSRKAKMEKALRALDPDRCLKALLAVDDAVLAARRNAPLAPAICERVVLQVAQQAGRGRR; translated from the coding sequence GTGGTCGCGGTGCGGCCCGGCGACGCCGAGACGGCGCTCGCCCGGCGCGACCCGGGCAAGAGTGTCGTCCTCATCTTCGGCCCCGATACCGGCCTCGTGCATGAGCGGGCCCAGGGCCTGGTGCGTCGCGCCGTGCCCGATGCGCATGATCCGTTCGCCCTGGTGCGCCTCGAAGGCGACGACATCTCCTCCGACCCCCGCCGGCTGATCGACGAGACCTCCACCATCGGCCTGTTCGGCGGCGAGCGGGTGGTGTGGGTGCGCGCCGGCAGCCGCAACATCGTCCCGGCGCTTCAGCCCGTGCTCGCCGGCCGCTGCGATGCGCTGGTGGTGGTGGAGGCCGGCGACCTCAAGAAGGGTGCCCCCTTGCGCGCCCTTTGCGAGAACGCCCCCAACGCCCTCGCCATCGCCTGCTATGCCGACAGCGACCGCGATCTTTCCCGCCTCGTGGATGCCATGATGGCCGAGGCGGGCCTCACCATCGACCGGGATGCGCGGGACCTCCTGGTCTCCCTCATCGGCGGCGATCGCCTGGCGTCGCGCGGGGAGATCGCCAAGCTCATCCTCTACGCCCAGGGGCAGCAGCGGGTGAGCCTTGAGGATGTACGGACCATCGTGGGCGATGCCTCGGCGCTGGCCCTCGATGATGTGGTGGATTCGGCGCTGGCCGGGGAGACGCGGGAGGCGCTGGCCGCCCTCGCCAAGGCCATGGGCGCGGCGACCCGGCCCGATGCGGTGCTGGGTAGCCTGTTGCGCGCGCTCACCGCCCTGCATCCCATGACGCTCGCCGTCGCCGGCGGGGCGAGCCCCGACCAGGTGGTGGGATCGGCCCGCCCGCCGGTGCATTTCTCGCGCAAGGCGAAGATGGAGAAAGCCTTGCGGGCGCTGGATCCGGACCGTTGCCTGAAGGCGCTTCTGGCGGTGGATGACGCCGTGCTCGCCGCCCGCCGGAACGCCCCGCTGGCGCCTGCCATCTGCGAGCGGGTGGTGCTTCAGGTGGCCCAGCAGGCGGGGCGGGGACGGCGGTAA
- a CDS encoding major facilitator superfamily MFS_1 (PFAM: major facilitator superfamily MFS_1~KEGG: nha:Nham_3691 major facilitator superfamily MFS_1) yields the protein MTEQTLSPSGGTAPQRRSLKEAFALYTQRDVLSVSLLGFSSGLPLALTGGTLALWMKDVGVTLTTIGLFSLVGLPYTLKFLWAPVLDAVDVPLLSRLLGRRRGWLLTCQIVLMAAIAALAVQDPVASPFAVAACALAVAIASATQDIAVDAFRVERLDSSSEQAAGMAGYVTGYRLAMLATGAGVIALVAYLEEAHALPRATSWFWGYALAGACVAVGVAATLFAREPKAPERKVGEGTGHRLLATTVGAFRDFLTRDQAVMILLFVMLFKFCDAFAGVLTGPFVLDIGFSKATYVEIVKVVGFGGTIVGGFVGAYLARAYPLVTCLWISGVLQMTSNLGFTLQAYAGPNASVLTGVILVENFTSAIGTVIFVAYLSALCGAREHTATQYALLTALTAVGRTLLGSSSGAIAEASGWPLFFALTAVAGLPGLAALGWLQVKGHFRALKPDEAG from the coding sequence ATGACCGAGCAAACCCTCAGCCCGTCCGGCGGCACCGCGCCGCAGCGCCGCTCCCTGAAGGAGGCGTTCGCGCTCTATACCCAGCGCGACGTGCTGAGCGTCAGCCTGCTCGGCTTCTCCTCCGGCCTGCCGCTGGCGCTCACCGGCGGCACCCTCGCCTTGTGGATGAAGGACGTGGGGGTGACGCTCACCACCATCGGCCTGTTCAGCCTGGTGGGCCTGCCCTACACCCTGAAATTCCTCTGGGCGCCGGTGCTCGATGCGGTCGACGTGCCGCTGCTGTCGCGCCTGCTGGGCCGGCGACGCGGCTGGCTGCTCACCTGCCAGATCGTGCTCATGGCCGCCATCGCCGCGCTGGCTGTGCAGGATCCGGTGGCCTCCCCCTTCGCGGTGGCCGCCTGCGCCCTGGCGGTGGCCATCGCCTCCGCCACCCAGGACATCGCCGTGGACGCCTTCCGCGTGGAGCGGCTGGACAGTTCCAGCGAGCAGGCCGCCGGCATGGCCGGCTACGTCACCGGATACCGTCTGGCCATGTTGGCGACCGGTGCCGGCGTCATCGCATTGGTGGCCTACCTAGAGGAAGCGCACGCACTGCCGCGCGCCACCAGCTGGTTCTGGGGCTACGCGCTGGCAGGGGCGTGCGTCGCCGTCGGCGTCGCCGCCACCCTGTTCGCCCGCGAGCCAAAGGCGCCGGAACGCAAGGTGGGCGAGGGTACCGGACACCGGCTGCTCGCCACCACGGTGGGTGCGTTCCGCGATTTCCTCACCCGCGACCAGGCGGTGATGATCCTTCTGTTCGTCATGCTGTTCAAATTCTGCGATGCCTTTGCCGGCGTGCTCACCGGGCCGTTCGTGCTGGACATCGGCTTCAGCAAGGCGACCTACGTGGAAATCGTCAAGGTGGTGGGCTTCGGCGGCACCATCGTCGGTGGCTTCGTGGGCGCCTATCTCGCCCGCGCCTATCCGCTCGTCACCTGCCTGTGGATTTCCGGCGTGCTGCAGATGACGTCGAACCTCGGCTTCACCCTGCAGGCCTATGCCGGGCCGAACGCCAGCGTGCTCACGGGCGTGATCCTGGTGGAGAATTTCACCAGCGCCATCGGCACGGTGATCTTCGTCGCCTACCTCTCCGCCCTGTGCGGCGCGCGCGAGCATACCGCCACCCAATATGCGCTGCTCACGGCGCTGACCGCCGTGGGCCGGACCCTGCTCGGCTCCTCAAGCGGCGCCATCGCAGAGGCGTCGGGCTGGCCGCTGTTCTTCGCCCTCACCGCGGTGGCGGGCCTGCCGGGCCTCGCCGCCCTCGGCTGGTTGCAGGTGAAAGGCCACTTCCGCGCCCTGAAGCCCGACGAAGCCGGCTGA
- a CDS encoding two component transcriptional regulator, LuxR family (PFAM: regulatory protein LuxR; response regulator receiver; Sigma-70 region 4 type 2~KEGG: bra:BRADO6680 putative two-component transcriptional regulator, LuxR family) yields MGEAAGGSLRLVIADDHPLFRGALREAVLGRHADATIEEVGTFDDLTALLERDRDFDLILLDLTMPGARGFSGLIYLRAQYTSLPVVVVSGNEETAVIRRCIDLGASGFIPKTMSVADMRDAVASVLGGEAFVPSDISLGARADAETDAIIARLATLTPQQVRVLMMLSEGRLNKQIAYELSVSEATVKAHVSAILQKLGVESRTQAVIAVSKVEAGLWSQSQA; encoded by the coding sequence TTGGGAGAAGCCGCCGGGGGCAGCCTGCGCCTCGTAATCGCCGACGACCACCCCCTGTTCCGCGGCGCCCTGCGCGAGGCGGTGCTTGGACGTCATGCCGACGCCACCATCGAGGAGGTGGGCACCTTCGACGACCTCACCGCGTTGCTGGAACGCGACCGCGATTTCGACCTGATCCTGCTCGACCTCACCATGCCGGGGGCGCGGGGCTTCTCGGGTCTCATCTATCTGCGCGCCCAATACACCAGCCTGCCGGTGGTGGTGGTATCGGGAAACGAAGAGACCGCCGTCATCCGCCGCTGCATCGACCTCGGCGCCTCGGGCTTCATTCCCAAGACCATGAGCGTCGCCGACATGCGCGATGCGGTGGCAAGCGTGCTCGGGGGCGAGGCCTTCGTGCCGTCGGACATCAGCCTCGGTGCCCGGGCCGACGCGGAGACGGACGCCATCATCGCCCGCCTCGCCACCCTGACGCCCCAGCAGGTGCGGGTGCTGATGATGCTGTCCGAAGGCCGGCTCAACAAGCAGATCGCCTATGAGCTGAGCGTCTCCGAGGCGACGGTGAAGGCCCACGTCTCCGCCATCCTGCAGAAGCTCGGCGTGGAAAGCCGCACCCAGGCCGTTATCGCGGTGTCGAAGGTTGAAGCCGGGCTCTGGAGCCAGTCGCAGGCCTGA
- a CDS encoding protein of unknown function UPF0047 (PFAM: protein of unknown function UPF0047~KEGG: bja:blr1192 hypothetical protein) gives MARTTRSAPTLSEAVRHAEARLQLTTPGEGFTEITAEAAAFLGDIAAGAGVLTVFCRHTSASLTIQENADPDVRTDLLSALESLAPRNFGWVHDTEGPDDMPAHVRTLLTDTSLSIPVSQGRMALGTWQGLYLIEHRDRPQRREVVLVFTGTIGHMA, from the coding sequence ATGGCCCGCACCACCCGCTCCGCGCCGACCCTGAGCGAAGCCGTGCGCCACGCCGAGGCCCGCCTGCAGCTGACGACGCCCGGCGAGGGCTTCACCGAGATTACCGCCGAGGCGGCAGCCTTCCTCGGCGACATCGCGGCCGGCGCGGGAGTGCTGACGGTGTTCTGCCGCCACACCTCGGCCTCCCTGACCATCCAGGAGAATGCGGACCCTGACGTGCGCACCGACCTCCTCAGCGCTCTCGAAAGCCTCGCGCCCCGGAATTTCGGCTGGGTCCACGACACTGAGGGGCCGGACGACATGCCGGCCCATGTGCGCACCCTTCTGACCGACACCAGCCTGTCCATTCCGGTAAGCCAGGGTCGCATGGCGCTCGGCACATGGCAGGGCCTTTACCTGATCGAGCATCGTGACCGGCCCCAGCGACGTGAGGTGGTGCTGGTATTCACGGGAACAATCGGTCATATGGCGTGA
- a CDS encoding Alpha/beta hydrolase fold-3 domain protein (PFAM: Alpha/beta hydrolase fold-3 domain protein~KEGG: fal:FRAAL0539 conserved hypothetical protein, putative esterase/lipase domain): MSKLVLDAAVFSPAAVAPDTRMVNDAIVKIMKTIPDRWAVPLPEIRAARLSGKGVFPLAPESARARQETIPGPRGDIPVRIYMPDGAPTGVYLHIHGGGWTVGSARENEGMLDRIAGQCGLAVVSVDYALAPEEPYPAGPDDCEAAALWLVKEGAARFGTERFAIGGESGGATLAVTTLVRLRDKHQLAPFSAAMLTAGCFDLRLTPSARNWGDEPLVLNTRDITFFVNNYLRLEGKAEEADVSPLLGNLKGLPKALFMVGTRDALLDDTLFMANAWLAAGNVAELDVYPGGCHVFIGFPGTLADQGLKRMCAYLSAF, from the coding sequence ATGTCGAAGCTGGTTCTTGATGCCGCCGTGTTCTCGCCGGCGGCCGTCGCGCCCGATACCCGCATGGTCAACGACGCCATCGTCAAGATCATGAAGACCATTCCTGATCGCTGGGCGGTGCCGCTACCGGAGATCCGCGCCGCGCGGCTGTCCGGCAAGGGCGTGTTCCCGCTCGCGCCGGAAAGCGCGCGGGCGCGGCAGGAGACCATTCCCGGCCCGCGCGGGGATATTCCGGTGCGCATCTACATGCCGGATGGCGCCCCCACCGGCGTCTACCTGCACATCCACGGCGGCGGCTGGACCGTGGGCTCGGCGCGGGAGAACGAGGGGATGCTGGACCGCATCGCCGGCCAGTGCGGGCTGGCCGTGGTCTCGGTGGACTACGCGCTCGCCCCCGAGGAGCCCTATCCCGCCGGCCCGGATGATTGCGAGGCGGCGGCGCTGTGGCTGGTGAAGGAGGGCGCGGCCCGCTTCGGCACCGAGCGTTTCGCCATCGGCGGCGAATCGGGCGGGGCGACGCTCGCGGTGACGACGCTGGTGCGGCTGCGCGACAAGCACCAGCTTGCGCCGTTCTCGGCGGCGATGCTGACGGCCGGCTGCTTCGACCTGCGCCTGACCCCCTCCGCGCGCAACTGGGGCGACGAGCCGCTGGTGCTGAACACGCGGGACATCACCTTCTTCGTGAACAATTATCTTCGGCTGGAGGGCAAGGCCGAGGAGGCGGATGTCTCCCCGCTGCTCGGCAACCTGAAGGGCCTGCCGAAGGCGCTGTTCATGGTGGGCACGCGCGACGCGCTGCTCGACGACACCCTGTTCATGGCCAACGCCTGGCTCGCGGCCGGCAACGTGGCGGAGCTCGATGTCTATCCCGGCGGCTGCCACGTCTTCATCGGCTTTCCCGGTACCCTCGCCGATCAGGGCCTCAAGCGCATGTGCGCCTATCTGAGCGCGTTCTGA
- a CDS encoding conserved hypothetical protein (KEGG: bja:blr1191 hypothetical protein), producing the protein MTRSTADLRLVTLCALVVAPLAATPAMAQAAPQGTAQAAPSAETSAPRFAFAPVEGGALKLDRETGNVSLCAKRPSGFTCEAVPDTRDAYEAEIARLRAEVDTLRRAAAVSPQPLPPQPGTPATPVPPGAAPNATDLDQAFAYAERFYRRLKGLIDELRAPTGEERL; encoded by the coding sequence ATGACCCGTTCCACCGCTGATCTGCGCCTCGTCACCCTGTGCGCCCTTGTTGTCGCCCCGCTGGCGGCCACCCCCGCCATGGCGCAGGCGGCGCCCCAGGGAACAGCCCAGGCAGCGCCGTCGGCCGAGACCTCCGCGCCACGCTTCGCGTTCGCCCCGGTGGAGGGCGGCGCGCTGAAGCTCGACCGGGAAACCGGCAATGTGTCGCTGTGCGCCAAACGGCCCTCGGGGTTCACCTGCGAGGCGGTGCCGGACACCCGTGATGCCTATGAGGCCGAGATCGCCCGGCTCAGGGCCGAGGTGGACACCTTGCGCCGCGCCGCCGCCGTGTCGCCACAGCCTTTGCCGCCCCAACCGGGAACGCCGGCAACGCCAGTGCCGCCGGGTGCCGCGCCGAACGCCACCGACCTCGACCAGGCCTTCGCCTATGCGGAGCGCTTCTACCGGCGCCTCAAAGGCCTGATCGACGAGTTGCGCGCCCCAACCGGCGAGGAGCGCCTCTGA
- a CDS encoding cytochrome c oxidoreductase subunit B (KEGG: nwi:Nwi_3023 cytochrome c oxidoreductase subunit B), whose translation MIKHLKSLAAVAVAGTVAGPLASMVVAKPLTYELPEETSVFKPGPGIESAENNCAACHSADYITTQPPHMGRPFWEAEVHKMISAYHAPIDDTDAKAIVDYLAATY comes from the coding sequence ATGATCAAGCATCTCAAATCCCTCGCCGCCGTGGCTGTCGCCGGTACCGTCGCCGGGCCTCTCGCGAGTATGGTGGTGGCCAAGCCCTTGACCTACGAGCTGCCTGAGGAAACCTCGGTGTTCAAGCCGGGACCGGGCATCGAGTCGGCCGAGAACAATTGCGCCGCCTGCCATTCGGCGGACTACATCACCACCCAGCCACCGCACATGGGACGGCCGTTCTGGGAGGCTGAAGTCCACAAGATGATCTCGGCCTACCATGCGCCGATCGACGACACCGACGCCAAGGCAATCGTCGATTACCTGGCAGCGACCTATTAG
- a CDS encoding oxidoreductase molybdopterin binding (PFAM: oxidoreductase molybdopterin binding; Mo-co oxidoreductase dimerisation domain~KEGG: nha:Nham_3394 twin-arginine translocation pathway signal): MVTRRQALRSVGGMVLGYGASLVAGSRVAAAAAETITLPFANGERPLVTYPGKRALIGLTSRPPQLETPFSVFNEGILTPNDAFFVRYHLADIPLEIDPAAFRLEVKGKVSTPLSLSLDELKTKFDPVEYVAVHQCSGNSRGFFDPRVGGGQAGNGLMGNARWKGVPLKAVLEKAGIASGAVEVYFTGLDNPVIPETPRFAKSLKLDHALDGEVMLAYQMNGEDLPWLNGFPLRLVVPGYFGTYWVKHLNQIAVLDKPLDNFWMSTAYRIPDNDCACVPAGGKPEKTVPIGRFAVRSFLTNVLDGAKVAAGKPLALRGIAFDGGSGIARVEVSADGGKTFMPAALGADLGKYSFREWTANMTLPAGPHALKVRATNALGQTQPMEARWNPSGYMRSVVETTNVVAG, from the coding sequence ATGGTCACGAGACGGCAGGCATTGAGGTCGGTCGGCGGCATGGTCCTGGGGTATGGCGCCTCCCTCGTGGCGGGCTCCCGGGTCGCGGCCGCCGCGGCGGAGACCATCACCCTTCCCTTCGCCAACGGCGAGCGGCCGCTTGTGACCTATCCCGGCAAGCGGGCACTGATCGGCCTGACATCGCGTCCGCCGCAGCTCGAAACCCCGTTTTCGGTGTTCAACGAGGGCATCCTGACGCCGAACGATGCGTTTTTCGTGCGCTATCACCTGGCCGACATCCCGCTGGAGATCGACCCGGCCGCCTTCCGGCTGGAGGTGAAGGGCAAGGTCTCGACACCGCTTTCGCTTTCGCTCGACGAGCTGAAGACGAAGTTCGATCCGGTCGAATATGTCGCCGTGCATCAATGCTCCGGCAACAGCCGGGGCTTTTTCGATCCGCGCGTGGGCGGCGGGCAGGCCGGCAACGGCTTGATGGGAAATGCCCGGTGGAAGGGCGTGCCCCTGAAAGCGGTGCTGGAAAAGGCCGGCATCGCCAGCGGGGCGGTGGAAGTTTACTTCACCGGGCTCGACAATCCCGTCATCCCGGAGACGCCGCGCTTCGCCAAGTCGCTGAAGCTGGACCATGCGCTCGATGGCGAGGTCATGCTGGCGTACCAGATGAACGGCGAGGACCTGCCCTGGCTGAACGGCTTCCCGCTGCGCCTCGTGGTCCCCGGCTACTTCGGCACCTACTGGGTCAAGCACCTCAACCAGATCGCCGTTCTCGACAAGCCGCTCGACAATTTCTGGATGAGCACGGCCTATCGCATCCCGGACAACGACTGCGCCTGCGTGCCCGCGGGCGGCAAGCCCGAGAAGACCGTGCCCATCGGCCGCTTCGCCGTCCGCTCGTTCCTCACCAACGTGCTTGACGGCGCGAAGGTGGCGGCGGGCAAGCCTTTGGCGTTGCGCGGGATCGCCTTCGACGGCGGATCCGGAATCGCACGGGTCGAGGTTTCCGCCGATGGGGGCAAGACCTTCATGCCCGCCGCGCTCGGCGCGGATCTCGGTAAATACTCGTTCCGCGAATGGACGGCGAACATGACGCTGCCCGCCGGCCCGCACGCGCTCAAGGTGCGAGCCACCAACGCGCTCGGCCAGACCCAGCCCATGGAGGCCCGATGGAACCCATCCGGCTACATGCGCAGCGTCGTCGAGACCACCAACGTCGTGGCCGGGTGA